A stretch of Carnobacteriaceae bacterium zg-C25 DNA encodes these proteins:
- a CDS encoding DUF1292 domain-containing protein has translation MSEHTHNHDHDHNHEEEQFVTIIDEDGNEELYQILFTFDSEDFGKSYVLLYPAGTSEDDDVEIQAYAFKENEEGGAGDLLPIETEEEWDMVEEVLNTFMEDENLA, from the coding sequence ATGAGCGAACATACACATAACCATGACCACGATCATAACCATGAAGAAGAACAATTTGTTACCATTATAGATGAAGACGGTAACGAAGAGTTATATCAAATTTTATTTACATTTGATTCAGAAGATTTTGGTAAATCATACGTTCTGTTATATCCAGCAGGAACAAGCGAAGATGATGATGTTGAAATTCAAGCGTATGCTTTCAAAGAAAATGAAGAAGGTGGCGCAGGAGACTTATTGCCAATCGAAACTGAAGAAGAGTGGGATATGGTTGAAGAAGTATTAAACACATTTATGGAAGATGAAAATTTAGCATAA
- the guaB gene encoding IMP dehydrogenase — MTLWETKFAKEGYTFDDVLLIPAESHVLPNDVDLSVQLAKNIRLNIPIISASMDTVTDSAMAIAMARQGGLGIIHKNMSIEEQAEHVRKVKRSENGVIIDPFFLTPNDLVQDAEYLMHHYKISGVPIVDDVNHKKLVGILTNRDLRFITDYSVSIDSVMTREHLITAPVGTSLKDAEKILQKHKIEKLPIVDEFGKLSGLITIKDIEKVIAYPNAAKDEHGRLIVGAAVGVTSDTFERASALLEAGADVIVIDTAHGHSAGVIRKIKEIRETFKDATLIAGNIATGEGARALFEVGVDVVKVGIGPGSICTTRVVAGVGVPQLTAIYDAANVAKAYGKTIIADGGIKYSGDIVKALAAGGHAVMLGSMLAGTDESPGEFEIYQGRRFKTYRGMGSLGAMEKGSSDRYFQSGVNEANKLVPEGIEGRVAYKGSVADILFQMVGGLRSGMGYVGAKDLAFLREEAQFIRMSGAGLKESHPHDVHITKEAPNYSVQ, encoded by the coding sequence ATGACGTTATGGGAGACAAAATTTGCTAAAGAAGGGTATACATTTGATGATGTGTTATTAATTCCTGCGGAAAGTCATGTGTTGCCAAATGATGTTGATTTGTCCGTACAATTAGCTAAAAATATTCGCTTAAATATTCCAATTATTTCCGCAAGTATGGATACTGTGACAGACAGTGCTATGGCAATTGCAATGGCGCGTCAAGGTGGATTAGGAATTATCCATAAAAACATGAGTATCGAAGAACAAGCAGAGCATGTTCGAAAAGTAAAACGTTCAGAAAATGGCGTTATCATTGATCCATTCTTTTTAACACCAAATGATTTAGTACAAGATGCTGAATATTTAATGCACCATTATAAAATTAGTGGTGTGCCTATTGTAGATGATGTCAACCATAAAAAATTAGTCGGCATTTTAACAAATCGTGATTTACGTTTTATTACAGATTACTCCGTATCCATTGACAGTGTGATGACGCGTGAGCATTTAATTACGGCGCCAGTTGGGACATCTTTGAAAGATGCGGAGAAAATATTACAAAAACATAAAATTGAAAAATTACCTATCGTAGATGAATTTGGCAAATTATCGGGTTTAATTACAATTAAAGATATTGAAAAAGTGATTGCTTACCCTAATGCAGCAAAAGATGAGCATGGTCGATTAATTGTTGGAGCAGCCGTTGGTGTAACGAGCGATACATTTGAACGTGCAAGCGCCTTGTTAGAAGCGGGAGCAGATGTGATTGTCATTGATACCGCTCATGGACACAGTGCGGGTGTTATCCGTAAAATTAAAGAAATTCGTGAGACGTTTAAAGATGCCACGCTGATTGCGGGGAACATCGCTACCGGAGAAGGCGCGCGTGCTTTATTTGAAGTCGGTGTCGATGTCGTTAAAGTTGGAATCGGTCCGGGTTCTATTTGTACGACACGTGTCGTGGCGGGTGTTGGTGTACCACAATTAACGGCCATCTATGACGCAGCTAATGTAGCAAAAGCCTATGGAAAAACAATTATCGCCGATGGCGGTATTAAATATTCAGGTGACATTGTCAAAGCGCTAGCAGCGGGAGGGCATGCCGTTATGTTAGGCAGTATGCTTGCTGGGACAGATGAATCGCCGGGTGAATTTGAAATTTACCAAGGCCGTCGTTTTAAAACATATCGTGGTATGGGATCGTTAGGTGCAATGGAAAAAGGATCGAGTGATCGTTATTTCCAAAGCGGTGTCAATGAAGCCAATAAGTTAGTGCCAGAAGGTATTGAAGGACGTGTAGCCTATAAAGGCAGTGTCGCTGATATTTTATTCCAAATGGTTGGTGGTTTACGTTCGGGTATGGGTTATGTTGGTGCAAAAGATTTAGCCTTTTTACGTGAAGAAGCACAATTCATTCGTATGTCGGGTGCCGGTTTAAAAGAATCACATCCACATGACGTACACATTACAAAAGAAGCACCAAATTATTCAGTGCAATAA
- a CDS encoding MucBP domain-containing protein: MTDTQLSKKQKLLKRSLYTCVFTLLLANNAAMNVYATETSPATNEASTTVADTNTPSATNATEDTNASSDANTSTNETTQPDTTPSTENANETVANYNGTVTMVGQLNERNLTNGVDLPKTFTSGDDLLGNGTEHEGSINHLRTNFLGWSSLPLDNGQIPEGAKLYLATDKISTAFPNGIPENAKLYAVYEKINIDTSNIFTMLSWLGGTVTGDVSNHVNNDNKIHLNKDVAAEDVLPTTQNVPEKSDETNKVTVDRYKKTDNFTTVNEVVLKSEFEMNKKVALLMYHNPVASNAYIPVFSRNYATKFSTDDFNTNDKNAADYTYVDLKVKLGDKITTPERLYLAFNSYAWRPLFIMDGDKNKLDIVDPDTNQVLGNDKLAFSSLINNKSSEVVFGVNNPNRAKELTLRVILRTDNTITFGDGTKNAERILGDNIPTKEGESKADAILTNMTYRTLSSSELEAHGITAPLTNVVTITDEDAQLLALTNGTETTLVTGSISGVVRASVGNVTLPLLGNQELHAFLDIKAVNAATPVTLGYTPSVRVSYSTVDGTPLSPSVEADVMDNEGTLTYDVSPLKQETLQVDDITYHLVRTDGNESGTITSAQTNVVYVYAPETGTTTVEKGTVTVAFEDKDGNRIAPVVTLIDDVEVSSTTEKIVEGNVIDAQTTLSNATYDATTVKQNTIDYNGASYRLVGIKAGSLDESGRVVAGEHMVTYLYEKIVTDTPVKPDESEKPTPPVKPDKSEQPTPPATPDKPEQPTPTVKPDKMTNETKPNKPATDKQPLLPETGTLATGLTSLLGISSLSISALLRRKRK; the protein is encoded by the coding sequence ATGACAGACACTCAATTGAGTAAAAAGCAAAAATTGCTAAAAAGAAGTTTGTACACGTGTGTATTCACTTTATTACTAGCTAATAACGCAGCAATGAATGTTTACGCAACCGAAACATCACCAGCGACAAACGAAGCATCAACTACAGTAGCAGACACAAACACTCCATCGGCAACAAATGCTACAGAGGACACAAATGCTTCATCTGACGCAAACACTTCAACAAACGAAACAACACAACCCGACACAACTCCTTCAACAGAAAACGCTAACGAAACTGTCGCCAATTACAACGGTACCGTTACAATGGTGGGACAATTAAATGAGCGAAATTTAACAAACGGCGTTGATCTTCCTAAAACATTTACATCCGGTGACGATTTACTTGGCAACGGAACGGAACACGAAGGGTCAATCAACCATCTTCGCACCAACTTTTTAGGTTGGTCTTCATTACCTTTAGATAATGGACAAATTCCAGAAGGCGCTAAATTATATTTAGCTACTGATAAAATATCAACAGCTTTCCCAAACGGTATCCCAGAGAACGCTAAATTATATGCCGTTTATGAAAAAATCAACATTGATACATCAAATATTTTTACAATGCTCAGTTGGCTTGGTGGAACAGTGACGGGAGACGTCAGCAATCATGTCAACAACGACAATAAAATCCATTTAAATAAAGATGTAGCCGCTGAAGATGTGTTACCAACAACACAAAATGTTCCAGAAAAATCAGATGAAACAAATAAAGTGACTGTTGACCGCTACAAAAAAACAGACAATTTCACTACTGTAAATGAAGTGGTTCTAAAATCTGAATTTGAAATGAACAAAAAAGTGGCACTTTTAATGTATCATAACCCAGTAGCCAGCAACGCGTATATTCCTGTCTTTTCTAGAAACTACGCCACAAAATTTTCAACTGACGACTTTAACACAAACGATAAAAATGCAGCGGATTACACTTATGTTGATTTAAAAGTGAAATTGGGAGATAAAATCACAACACCTGAACGCCTATACTTAGCATTCAATTCTTATGCATGGCGACCTTTATTCATTATGGACGGGGACAAAAATAAATTGGATATTGTCGACCCAGACACAAACCAAGTGCTTGGAAATGATAAATTAGCATTTAGTTCATTAATTAACAACAAATCAAGTGAAGTCGTTTTTGGTGTGAATAATCCAAATCGTGCCAAAGAATTAACTTTACGTGTTATTTTACGTACCGATAATACGATTACCTTTGGCGATGGTACTAAAAATGCAGAACGTATTTTAGGAGACAATATCCCTACTAAAGAAGGCGAAAGTAAAGCGGACGCCATCTTAACAAACATGACTTACCGCACACTTTCATCTAGTGAATTAGAAGCACATGGTATCACTGCTCCATTAACAAACGTTGTTACGATTACTGATGAAGACGCACAACTGTTAGCGTTGACAAACGGTACAGAAACAACATTAGTTACAGGTTCTATTTCAGGTGTCGTACGCGCATCCGTTGGAAATGTCACTTTACCTTTATTGGGAAATCAAGAATTACATGCTTTCTTAGATATTAAAGCAGTGAATGCCGCAACACCTGTTACATTAGGGTACACACCATCTGTTAGAGTATCTTATTCTACCGTGGATGGTACACCATTATCACCTAGTGTAGAAGCAGACGTTATGGATAATGAAGGGACATTAACGTATGATGTTTCTCCATTAAAACAAGAAACATTACAAGTAGACGACATCACTTATCACTTAGTTCGTACAGACGGAAACGAAAGTGGTACCATCACATCTGCTCAAACTAACGTCGTATACGTATACGCACCAGAAACAGGCACAACAACTGTTGAAAAAGGAACAGTAACTGTTGCTTTTGAGGACAAAGACGGAAATCGTATTGCACCTGTTGTTACTTTAATCGATGACGTAGAAGTATCAAGCACAACGGAAAAAATCGTAGAAGGTAATGTCATTGATGCACAAACAACATTAAGCAACGCAACTTATGACGCTACTACAGTTAAACAAAATACAATTGATTACAACGGTGCTTCTTATCGCTTAGTCGGTATCAAAGCAGGTAGCTTAGATGAATCAGGACGTGTTGTTGCAGGCGAACACATGGTGACCTATCTATACGAAAAAATTGTTACTGATACACCGGTAAAACCTGACGAATCAGAAAAACCTACACCACCGGTAAAACCTGATAAATCAGAACAACCAACGCCACCGGCAACACCTGATAAGCCAGAACAACCAACGCCAACAGTAAAACCTGATAAAATGACGAACGAAACAAAACCAAATAAACCGGCAACAGACAAACAGCCATTACTACCAGAAACTGGTACGCTGGCAACTGGTCTTACATCATTATTGGGTATTAGTTCATTGAGCATCAGCGCATTACTTCGTCGTAAACGCAAATAA
- the miaA gene encoding tRNA (adenosine(37)-N6)-dimethylallyltransferase MiaA, translating to MKQKLLVIVGPTGVGKTALGIEMAKRFNAEVISGDSMQVYRNLNIGTAKITQEEMENVPHHLIDVLNPQEVYSASLFQQHATVCIDAIANRGALPMVVGGTGLYIEGLLNGLTFGGEGSFQSDIRTALQLEYDTFGIEPLLNRLQQKDPQTYEKIDTHNVRRVIRALEIIEETGEALSQQEIDETYDAFIIGLTCEREKLYERINQRVDCMIEQGLIEEARYVLSLNLDENTPSMKAIGYKELFPYLRGELSLEVCVDTLKQQSRRYAKRQLTWFKNRMNVRWFDVLKDDKEIIMEEVSQWLNASY from the coding sequence ATGAAACAAAAATTATTAGTAATTGTTGGACCGACGGGCGTTGGTAAAACTGCACTCGGTATTGAAATGGCGAAGCGTTTTAACGCAGAAGTAATCAGTGGTGATTCAATGCAAGTGTATCGCAATCTAAATATTGGTACCGCTAAAATTACACAAGAAGAAATGGAAAATGTACCGCATCATTTGATTGATGTACTCAATCCACAAGAAGTGTATAGTGCAAGTTTATTTCAGCAACACGCTACAGTGTGTATTGATGCCATTGCCAATCGTGGTGCTTTACCCATGGTGGTCGGTGGTACAGGTTTATATATTGAAGGGTTATTAAATGGTCTGACTTTTGGAGGGGAAGGTAGTTTTCAATCTGACATTAGAACGGCACTACAATTGGAATACGATACATTTGGTATTGAGCCTTTATTAAATCGACTACAACAAAAAGACCCACAGACGTATGAAAAAATTGATACGCATAATGTGCGTCGTGTCATTCGTGCGCTTGAAATTATTGAAGAAACGGGCGAGGCGTTGTCGCAACAAGAAATCGATGAGACGTATGACGCGTTTATTATCGGTTTGACGTGCGAACGTGAGAAATTGTATGAGCGAATCAATCAGCGTGTGGATTGCATGATTGAACAAGGTTTAATCGAAGAAGCGCGGTACGTGTTGTCGTTAAATTTAGATGAAAATACACCAAGTATGAAAGCGATAGGGTATAAAGAGTTATTTCCTTATTTGCGTGGAGAATTATCGTTAGAAGTGTGTGTCGACACGTTAAAGCAGCAATCGCGTCGTTATGCGAAACGTCAATTGACGTGGTTTAAAAATCGAATGAACGTCCGTTGGTTCGATGTGTTAAAAGATGATAAAGAAATCATAATGGAAGAGGTGAGTCAATGGTTGAACGCGTCTTATTAG
- the hflX gene encoding GTPase HflX, with protein MVERVLLVGVQRNEKDEQFAYSLEELHRLSETAGGEVVGVLTQKRERFDSRTVIGKGKVDELVALVEELSVDTIVFQNELSPSHVRNIQDHVDCKVVDRVQLILDIFALRARSKEGKLQVELAQLQYLLPRLSGQGKNMSRLGGGIGTRGPGETKLESDRRHIQTQISECKRQLKELEEHRSRSRDNRLNSPMFQLGLIGYTNAGKSTILNRLSDANTYEQNQLFATLDPLTRQIELLDTFQMTLTDTVGFIQDIPTQLIHAFESTLEESRGVDMLIHVVDASASNYTSHEETVLKLLKELHMDTLPIVTVYNKKDKMNAFFTPTQLPNIVISAIDKEDITKLEQFLWHHVQKELVAYDKVFELGQEGQLTKLTNETYVIQSDFDHTTLQYKVKGFAKDNTQWAKQVQQEDKFWEKKE; from the coding sequence ATGGTTGAACGCGTCTTATTAGTTGGTGTCCAACGCAATGAAAAAGATGAGCAGTTTGCATATAGTTTAGAAGAGTTACATCGATTAAGCGAAACGGCAGGCGGAGAAGTTGTCGGTGTTTTAACGCAAAAACGTGAACGGTTTGATTCGCGTACCGTTATCGGCAAAGGGAAAGTGGATGAACTCGTAGCTCTAGTAGAAGAATTATCGGTGGATACCATTGTTTTTCAAAATGAACTATCACCCAGTCATGTCCGTAATATTCAAGACCACGTAGATTGTAAGGTCGTTGACCGCGTACAATTGATTTTAGATATTTTTGCGTTACGTGCCCGATCAAAAGAGGGGAAATTACAAGTTGAATTAGCGCAGTTACAATATTTATTACCGCGATTATCGGGACAAGGAAAAAATATGTCGCGTCTAGGTGGTGGTATTGGAACACGTGGCCCCGGTGAAACAAAATTAGAGTCCGATAGACGACACATTCAAACACAAATTAGTGAATGTAAACGACAATTAAAAGAATTGGAAGAACACCGCTCACGCTCACGCGATAATCGGTTAAACTCGCCGATGTTTCAACTCGGGTTAATCGGGTATACGAATGCTGGGAAATCAACAATTTTAAACCGATTAAGTGATGCCAATACATACGAACAAAATCAGTTGTTTGCTACACTTGACCCATTAACGCGACAAATTGAATTATTGGATACGTTTCAAATGACCTTAACGGATACAGTAGGATTTATTCAAGATATTCCAACGCAGTTGATTCATGCGTTTGAGTCGACTTTAGAAGAAAGTCGCGGTGTGGATATGCTCATTCATGTCGTGGATGCATCTGCATCGAATTATACAAGTCATGAAGAAACGGTGTTGAAATTATTAAAAGAATTGCACATGGATACACTACCAATTGTTACCGTTTATAATAAAAAAGATAAAATGAACGCATTTTTCACACCGACTCAATTACCGAATATTGTGATATCGGCTATTGATAAAGAAGATATTACTAAATTGGAACAATTTTTATGGCATCATGTTCAAAAAGAACTCGTCGCGTATGATAAAGTATTTGAATTGGGACAAGAAGGGCAACTGACAAAACTCACGAATGAAACGTACGTTATCCAGTCAGATTTTGATCATACGACGTTGCAATATAAAGTGAAAGGTTTTGCTAAAGACAATACGCAATGGGCAAAACAAGTTCAACAAGAGGATAAATTTTGGGAGAAAAAAGAATGA
- a CDS encoding cysteine desulfurase has product MIYFDNAATTRVHESVQDVFTQVNTNYFANPNSLHALGVQANHLLERSREQFANLLNVPKGTIYFTGSGTESNNTAVLGSAFAKQGKHIITTQVEHPSVTNTVRFLEKMGYDVTFLPVDECGVVAVDDVKNALRDDTVLVSVMWVNNEVGAVQPIAQIATLLERYPTIHFHVDAVQALEQVLKEGIPERVDLLSLSAHKFHGMRGVGVLYKKLGRVIEPLLHGGNQEHKLRSGTQNTPAIVASAKALREYKENTATTQPIKSALKAYLNTLDKVVVLSSDESANHVLTFAMPGVRGEVMVHALAEKGIYISTTSACSSKVKSNHHTLSAMGVDSKVSQCAVRMSFSKDNTLEEVEQFKVVFDELYARFLKVV; this is encoded by the coding sequence ATGATTTATTTTGATAACGCTGCAACGACTCGTGTTCATGAAAGTGTACAGGACGTCTTTACACAAGTGAATACTAATTATTTCGCCAATCCAAACAGTTTGCACGCGCTAGGTGTTCAAGCGAATCATTTGTTAGAACGTTCCCGCGAGCAATTTGCCAACTTATTAAATGTGCCAAAAGGGACGATTTACTTTACAGGATCGGGAACAGAATCAAATAACACCGCTGTTTTAGGGAGTGCGTTTGCAAAACAGGGCAAGCACATCATTACGACCCAAGTCGAACACCCCTCTGTCACGAATACCGTTCGATTTTTAGAAAAAATGGGATACGACGTGACGTTTTTACCGGTTGATGAGTGTGGTGTCGTGGCGGTTGATGATGTGAAAAATGCTTTGCGAGACGATACAGTGCTTGTATCTGTTATGTGGGTAAATAATGAAGTGGGTGCGGTGCAGCCGATTGCACAAATTGCGACCCTTTTAGAGCGATACCCAACGATACATTTTCATGTAGATGCCGTACAAGCATTAGAACAGGTGTTAAAAGAAGGTATTCCAGAACGTGTAGATTTATTAAGTTTATCCGCACATAAATTTCATGGCATGCGCGGAGTAGGCGTATTATATAAAAAGTTAGGACGTGTCATTGAACCGCTATTGCACGGGGGTAATCAAGAACATAAATTGCGTTCGGGCACACAAAATACACCCGCTATTGTCGCGAGTGCAAAAGCGTTGAGAGAATATAAAGAAAATACAGCAACAACCCAGCCAATTAAAAGTGCACTTAAAGCGTATTTAAACACATTGGATAAAGTAGTTGTTTTATCCAGTGATGAGTCGGCCAATCACGTGCTTACATTTGCAATGCCGGGTGTACGTGGTGAAGTGATGGTGCATGCCTTAGCGGAAAAAGGCATTTATATTTCAACAACAAGTGCGTGTTCATCAAAAGTCAAAAGTAATCATCATACACTTTCGGCTATGGGTGTGGACAGTAAAGTATCGCAATGTGCGGTGCGTATGAGTTTTTCAAAAGATAATACGCTTGAAGAAGTTGAACAATTTAAAGTGGTTTTTGATGAATTGTATGCGCGTTTTTTAAAAGTTGTGTAA